The following coding sequences lie in one Arachis hypogaea cultivar Tifrunner chromosome 9, arahy.Tifrunner.gnm2.J5K5, whole genome shotgun sequence genomic window:
- the LOC112710729 gene encoding uncharacterized protein produces MDIQKKRVQLLVFVVGIIALSITAEKCRQLVGEEGSSQSGKFTILNCFDMGSGTLACAVKEGVKLYFYNLRSAHVERARQLAIESSLADAVSQGMSPADSAKHAQKEGKKAVKLASRQAKRIIGPVISSGWDFFEAVYYGGTVTEGFLRGTGTLFGAYGGGFLGEERLGRFGYLVGSHLGSWIGGRIGLMVYDVINGVQFLLNFVQTGEIEVSEKSGKANSFFEETPAYDDSSESSSVYESSPSEQSNAYESEYQSYEKYEDSEL; encoded by the exons ATGGATATCCAGAAGAAGAGGGTGCAGTTACTCGTCTTCGTCGTTGGCATCATCGCTCTAAGCATAACAG CTGAAAAATGCAGGCAGCTTGTTGGTGAGGAGGGGTCATCCCAAAGTGGGAAGTTCACAATCTTAAATTGCTTCGACATGGGCTCCGGAACTTTAGCATGTGCTGTTAAGGAAGGCGTGAAGCTCTATTTTTACAATCTTAGATCTGCTCATGTTGAAAGAGCAAGGCAACTTGCAATCGAGTCTTCCCTTGCTGATGCGGTGTCTCAGGGGATGTCACCGGCAGACTCTGCAAAACATGCACAAAAAGAGGGTAAGAAGGCAGTAAAACTGGCCTCTCGTCAAGCCAAACGCATTATAGGCCCTGTCATCTCTTCTGGATGGGACTTCTTTGAAGCCGTGTACTATGGTGGTACAGTCACGGAGGGTTTCCTTAGGGGCACTGGTACATTGTTTGGTGCATATGGGGGAGGGTTCCTTGGCGAGGAAAGGCTTGGTAGATTCGGCTATCTTGTTGGAAGTCACTTGGGGAGTTGGATTGGTGGTAGAATAGGACTCATGGTATATGATGTGATCAATGGAGTGCAGTTCTTGTTGAATTTTGTTCAAACGGGAGAAATTGAAGTTTCTGAAAAATCTGGAAAAGCCAATTCATTCTTCGAGGAAACTCCCGCTTATGATGACAGCTCTGAAAGTTCAAGTGTTTATGAATCATCTCCCAGCGAACAATCTAACGCATATGAATCTGAGTACCAGAgctatgaaaaatatgaagattcTGAACTCTGA